One window of Hylemonella gracilis genomic DNA carries:
- a CDS encoding two-component system response regulator translates to MRVQIVEDELIFAYDLQQSLESLGYSVTGIASSERQAIELARRERPDLVLMDINLGRGGDGTRAAEEVTKNLQLPVIYLTANAGDDILEKAIKAAPYGYVIKPVHIVELNATIRAALARVNEEKKTRRAERRFRLAMEAAHFGVMEFDVGRQQIEVDGYLESIFELPSQGFTVSRDGFLRHIEDVEVREKTTELLLSGKMIQVCVAWRCNGGERIWLEIHASYFTEEDRVVGILRDVSERIEAEEHLRQAAVVFETTGDGILILDREQRVCMANKAFERITGWRVQDVLGQRPDDFLHASRIGDRRRIAGSDDPDSVQVEITCRRRDNSLFPAWEGLSPVIDRVGKLTHYVLTFCDISALRSVESRLTHIALHDALTGLGNRHQLDICLRHNIARAATRTEDGGFGLLVIDLDGFKNINDSLGHAVGDEMLVEIARRFRSTLRQNDVAIRMGGDEFLILLDKLRSIDDAKALGRKLLALISEPIRTSVGQTVSATASIGIALFPEHADSADELVQAADTAMYEAKSAGRNRSAVFSQSLARRALERLQLEQGLRQAIVRGELELQWQPVIDMRDGRITGAEALLRWNHGASGRISPERFIPLAEETGLILPIGDWVLEQACRNAAEWKALGLEAGRLAINVSALQLQQDGYAEGVGEALARHGLSPTMLEVELTESSLQHGEAVQRALHKLRALGVHLALDDFGTGFSSLSMLKFLPLTRLKIDRSFIRDLATDPNDMAITRTIAVMATTLGLEVTAEGVETEIQRTILLGLNVHEVQGWLYHPALPAAKFAELLQSAADAQAR, encoded by the coding sequence GTGCGAGTGCAGATTGTCGAAGACGAACTGATCTTCGCCTACGACCTTCAGCAAAGCCTCGAGTCCTTGGGGTACAGCGTCACCGGCATTGCTTCGAGCGAGCGGCAGGCCATCGAACTGGCGCGGCGCGAACGACCTGATCTGGTGCTCATGGACATCAATCTCGGGCGGGGCGGGGACGGCACGCGCGCTGCCGAGGAAGTGACGAAAAACCTGCAGTTGCCCGTCATCTATCTGACTGCCAATGCCGGTGACGACATTCTGGAGAAGGCGATCAAGGCGGCGCCCTACGGTTACGTGATCAAACCTGTGCACATCGTCGAACTGAACGCCACCATCCGTGCGGCGCTGGCTCGGGTGAACGAGGAAAAAAAGACCCGCCGCGCCGAGCGTCGTTTCCGGCTGGCCATGGAGGCCGCGCATTTCGGCGTGATGGAATTCGATGTCGGACGCCAGCAGATCGAGGTGGACGGTTACCTGGAGTCGATATTCGAACTACCTTCGCAGGGCTTCACCGTCAGTCGGGACGGTTTTTTGCGGCACATTGAGGACGTGGAGGTGCGCGAGAAAACGACGGAACTGCTGCTGTCCGGAAAGATGATTCAGGTGTGCGTCGCCTGGCGCTGCAACGGTGGTGAACGCATCTGGCTTGAGATTCATGCCAGCTACTTCACCGAGGAAGACCGCGTGGTCGGCATCTTGCGCGATGTGAGCGAGCGCATCGAGGCCGAGGAGCATCTGCGCCAGGCCGCGGTCGTGTTCGAGACGACGGGCGACGGCATCCTGATCCTGGACCGTGAACAGCGCGTGTGCATGGCCAACAAGGCTTTTGAGCGCATCACCGGCTGGCGTGTCCAGGACGTTCTGGGTCAGCGGCCCGATGACTTTCTGCACGCTTCGCGCATCGGCGACCGGCGCCGGATCGCGGGGTCGGATGACCCTGATTCCGTCCAGGTCGAGATCACCTGCCGCCGGCGCGACAACTCCCTGTTCCCCGCCTGGGAGGGGCTGTCACCCGTGATCGACCGCGTGGGCAAGCTCACGCACTACGTGCTGACCTTCTGCGACATCTCTGCCCTGCGCAGTGTCGAGAGCCGCCTGACGCACATCGCCCTGCACGATGCCTTGACAGGTCTGGGCAATCGCCATCAGCTCGACATCTGCCTGCGCCACAACATCGCCCGCGCGGCCACCCGGACCGAGGACGGCGGTTTCGGCCTGCTCGTCATCGACCTCGACGGGTTCAAGAACATCAACGATTCACTGGGTCATGCGGTCGGCGACGAGATGCTGGTGGAGATCGCCCGCCGCTTCCGCTCCACCCTGCGTCAGAACGACGTGGCCATCCGCATGGGCGGGGACGAGTTCCTGATCCTGCTGGACAAGCTGCGCAGCATCGACGACGCAAAGGCGCTCGGTCGCAAGCTGCTGGCGTTGATCAGCGAGCCGATACGCACCAGCGTGGGCCAGACCGTCAGCGCGACGGCCAGCATCGGCATCGCCCTGTTCCCCGAGCATGCGGACAGCGCGGACGAGCTCGTCCAGGCCGCCGACACCGCCATGTACGAGGCCAAGTCGGCGGGTCGCAACCGCAGTGCGGTTTTCTCGCAAAGCCTGGCCCGACGCGCGCTGGAGCGCCTTCAACTGGAGCAGGGCCTGCGCCAGGCCATCGTCCGTGGCGAGCTGGAACTGCAGTGGCAGCCCGTGATCGACATGCGCGACGGGCGCATCACCGGTGCCGAGGCCTTGCTGCGCTGGAACCATGGCGCCTCGGGCCGCATCAGCCCCGAGCGTTTCATTCCGCTGGCCGAGGAAACCGGCCTCATCCTGCCGATCGGGGACTGGGTGCTGGAGCAGGCCTGCCGCAACGCCGCCGAATGGAAGGCGCTGGGCCTGGAAGCGGGGCGCCTGGCCATCAATGTTTCGGCCCTGCAGCTGCAGCAGGACGGGTATGCCGAAGGCGTGGGCGAGGCGCTGGCGCGCCATGGCCTGTCCCCCACGATGCTGGAGGTCGAGCTCACGGAATCCTCGCTCCAGCATGGCGAGGCCGTGCAGCGTGCCCTGCACAAACTGCGCGCACTGGGTGTGCACCTGGCGCTGGACGATTTCGGCACGGGCTTCTCGTCCCTGTCCATGCTCAAGTTCCTGCCCTTGACGCGGCTCAAGATCGATCGCAGCTTCATCCGAGACCTTGCCACCGATCCGAACGACATGGCGATCACGCGCACCATCGCGGTCATGGCGACAACGCTGGGGCTGGAGGTCACGGCCGAGGGCGTGGAGACCGAGATCCAGCGGACCATCCTGCTCGGTCTCAATGTGCACGAGGTTCAAGGCTGGCTCTACCACCCGGCCCTGCCGGCGGCGAAGTTCGCCGAGTTGTTGCAGAGCGCCGCCGATGCACAGGCGCGGTGA
- a CDS encoding sensor histidine kinase — protein MRKPSRALSGGRMDSFAIQDDAFLDALFSSDLGLGLAVLDRELRYRRINGVLAAFNGVEAGAAIGRTVSEVLPSAYPEISPMLAKVLAGEPQEDFSVMAEVPSLPGKPSEWRASYLPIRTRDGAVVGILVKAVNVTLQQASQRALSASEARLRSLFEQAPEGMTLVDSQGQMLLVNRNMCRLFACEPEQLIGQHVNMLLPQTRRDTHRVEMGRYLQAPTQRVMAERRKLTAVRLDGSEFPVEVALNPIPGRNPPEVLATVVDITDRLAAQAAMEASLREKTLLLNEVHHRVKNNLQIVASLLNIQSRSVEGVARDALRESRSRVGVIAMTHQLLYEGNNFSGLEFGPYLDKLVQLLKQTYQRDKTRVDIVLDFPSSGMRVETQKAVPCGLIVNELIVNAYKHAFPSREQGQIQVAVIQNGPQATLQVSDDGVGFPAGFDPTASRSMGFQLIHMLTQQIDARLEILQGPGASLRFTFQIEE, from the coding sequence GTGCGAAAACCTTCGCGAGCTTTATCAGGGGGACGCATGGATTCTTTTGCCATACAGGACGATGCTTTCCTGGATGCGCTGTTCAGCAGCGATCTGGGCCTGGGCCTGGCGGTGCTCGACCGCGAACTGCGATACCGGCGCATCAACGGCGTTCTGGCCGCTTTCAATGGCGTGGAGGCGGGCGCGGCAATCGGGCGCACGGTTTCAGAGGTGCTGCCTTCGGCCTATCCTGAAATCTCACCCATGCTGGCCAAGGTTCTGGCCGGAGAGCCCCAGGAAGATTTCAGTGTGATGGCCGAGGTGCCCAGCCTGCCGGGTAAACCCTCCGAGTGGCGCGCCAGCTACCTGCCCATCCGCACGCGCGATGGTGCTGTTGTGGGTATCCTGGTAAAAGCAGTGAACGTGACGCTGCAGCAAGCCAGCCAGAGAGCATTGTCGGCGAGCGAAGCGCGCTTGCGCAGTCTTTTCGAGCAAGCCCCGGAGGGCATGACGCTTGTTGATTCGCAGGGCCAGATGCTGCTGGTCAACCGGAATATGTGCAGGCTGTTCGCCTGCGAGCCGGAACAGCTGATCGGGCAGCACGTGAACATGCTGCTGCCGCAGACACGGCGTGACACCCATCGCGTCGAGATGGGCCGCTATCTGCAGGCGCCGACGCAGCGCGTGATGGCCGAGCGCCGCAAGCTCACGGCGGTGCGACTGGACGGTAGTGAGTTTCCCGTGGAGGTGGCACTCAATCCGATTCCAGGGCGCAACCCGCCGGAGGTACTCGCGACCGTCGTGGACATCACGGACCGTCTGGCGGCGCAGGCTGCGATGGAGGCCTCGCTGCGCGAAAAGACGCTCTTGCTCAACGAGGTGCACCATCGGGTCAAGAATAATCTGCAGATCGTGGCCAGCCTGCTCAACATTCAGTCCCGCAGCGTGGAGGGCGTTGCGCGAGACGCCCTGCGCGAAAGTCGCAGCCGAGTGGGCGTGATCGCCATGACGCATCAGCTGCTCTACGAAGGCAACAATTTTTCCGGCCTTGAATTCGGTCCCTATCTGGACAAGCTCGTGCAGCTGCTGAAACAGACGTACCAACGCGATAAGACGCGGGTGGACATCGTTCTGGACTTCCCGTCCAGCGGCATGCGGGTTGAAACGCAAAAGGCAGTGCCGTGCGGACTCATCGTCAACGAACTGATCGTGAACGCCTACAAGCATGCCTTCCCTTCCCGCGAACAGGGGCAGATTCAGGTCGCGGTCATTCAGAACGGTCCGCAGGCTACGTTGCAGGTGAGTGACGACGGGGTCGGATTTCCTGCAGGCTTCGATCCAACGGCGTCGAGATCGATGGGGTTCCAGCTGATCCACATGCTGACTCAGCAGATCGACGCCCGCTTGGAGATTTTGCAAGGCCCGGGCGCCAGCCTGCGCTTCACGTTCCAGATCGAAGAATAG
- a CDS encoding nitrate regulatory protein yields MNSGLNFLVAARQCEISELEHLALTSELVGVIGRLVHALQKERGISNLFLASRGERFGAQRAPQVEECQRLQAEVMARFDALDTDASRARNGARLFNRIAYVLQALDGLPALRARVAALALTAEETTAAFVRLIAGLLCVVLEAADSATDPEISRALVALFHFMQGKEYAGQERALGSAAYASGRIDPERQQQWRHLIEAQDACFQVFQDFSDANARATWLGQQDAEALAAQEKLRRVAVDARLSSALDPNASLPWYENCTRRIDAMRQVEDALAIHLRSLCERRIAQARAELRDQQASLQALQRQAAASDAEPATSLLSPPLSPHLERSVLGMVQEQNRRLQTMSDELATTRAALNERKVIERAKGLLMASRKLSEDEAHTMLRQTAMNQGKRLVDVAQTVLSMSDYL; encoded by the coding sequence ATGAACTCCGGCTTGAATTTCCTCGTTGCCGCCCGCCAGTGCGAAATCAGCGAACTGGAGCACCTGGCTCTCACCAGCGAACTGGTGGGGGTAATCGGGCGCCTGGTGCACGCACTGCAGAAGGAGCGCGGCATTTCCAATCTATTCCTGGCATCGCGCGGCGAACGCTTCGGCGCGCAGCGCGCCCCCCAGGTGGAAGAGTGCCAGCGCCTGCAGGCCGAAGTGATGGCGCGTTTCGACGCGCTCGACACCGACGCCAGCCGCGCGCGCAACGGCGCGCGCCTGTTCAACCGCATCGCCTACGTGCTGCAGGCGCTGGACGGCCTGCCCGCGCTGCGCGCGCGCGTCGCCGCCCTGGCGCTCACGGCCGAGGAAACCACGGCCGCCTTCGTGCGCCTGATCGCGGGCCTGCTGTGCGTGGTGCTCGAAGCCGCGGACAGCGCGACCGACCCCGAGATCTCGCGCGCGCTGGTCGCCCTGTTCCACTTCATGCAGGGCAAGGAGTACGCGGGCCAGGAGCGCGCGCTCGGTTCGGCGGCCTACGCCTCCGGCCGCATTGACCCGGAACGCCAACAGCAATGGCGGCACCTGATCGAGGCACAGGACGCCTGCTTCCAGGTCTTCCAGGATTTTTCCGACGCCAACGCGCGCGCCACCTGGTTGGGCCAGCAAGATGCCGAAGCCCTGGCTGCTCAGGAAAAGCTGCGTCGCGTTGCCGTAGACGCACGGCTGAGCAGCGCGCTCGACCCCAACGCCAGCCTGCCCTGGTACGAGAACTGCACGCGGCGCATCGACGCCATGCGCCAGGTCGAGGACGCGCTGGCCATTCACCTGCGCAGCCTGTGTGAGCGCCGCATCGCCCAGGCGCGCGCGGAGCTGCGTGACCAGCAGGCCAGCCTGCAGGCCTTGCAGCGCCAGGCCGCGGCCTCGGACGCCGAACCAGCGACCTCGCTGCTGTCGCCGCCCCTGAGCCCGCACCTGGAACGTTCGGTGCTGGGCATGGTGCAGGAGCAGAACCGCCGCCTGCAAACCATGAGCGACGAACTGGCGACCACGCGCGCCGCGCTCAATGAACGCAAGGTGATCGAGCGCGCCAAGGGCCTGCTGATGGCCTCGCGCAAGCTGAGCGAGGACGAAGCGCACACCATGCTGCGCCAGACGGCGATGAACCAGGGCAAGCGCCTGGTGGACGTGGCGCAGACCGTACTCAGCATGTCGGACTACCTCTGA